The proteins below come from a single Saimiri boliviensis isolate mSaiBol1 chromosome 16, mSaiBol1.pri, whole genome shotgun sequence genomic window:
- the LOC101038956 gene encoding putative methyltransferase-like protein 21E isoform X1, whose protein sequence is MIKKTSIYRQPSFHYLMDSEAQEETREDYDDKQVVTEIMARCFIPTVITNISWEIFHFIGHEIRITEAMDCYGAVVWPSALVLCYFLETNTKQYNMVDKNVIEIGAGTGLVSIVASLLGAHVTATDLPELLGNLQYNISRNTKMKSKHLPQVKELSWGVALDTNFPRSSNNFDYILAADVVYAHPFLEELLITFDHLCKETTIILWAMKFRLEKENKFVDRFKELFDLEEISSFPSLNIKLYKAVKKNQRSV, encoded by the exons agaCCAGAGAAGACTATGATGACAAGCAGGTGGTCACAGAGATCATGGCAAGATGTTTTATTCCGACTGTGATAACAAATATTTCCTGggaaatctttcattttattggtCATGAGATTCGAATTACTGAAGCCATGGATTGTTACGGTGCTGTAGTTTGGCCATCG GCCCTTGTTCTATGCTATTTCCTGGAAACAAATACAAAGCAGTATAATATGGTTGACAAAAACGTGATTGAAATTGGAGCTGGAACAGGGCTAGTCTCCATCGTGGCAAGTTTACTTG GTGCTCATGTGACGGCCACAGATTTACCCGAATTACTTGGAAACCTGCAATATAATATTTCCcgaaacacaaaaatgaaaagcaagcatTTGCCGCAGGTTAAAGAACTCTCCTGGGGAGTAGCGTTAGATACAAACTTCCCCAGATCTTCTAATAATTTTGACTATATTTTGGCAGCGGACGTGGTCTATGCTCATCCGTTCTTGGAAGAGCTCCTCATTACCTTTGACCATCTGTGCAAAGAAACCACCATCATCCTCTGGGCCATGAAATTCAGGctggagaaggaaaataaatttgtagaTAGATTTAAGGAGTTGTTTGACCTGGAGGAAATTTCCAGTTTCCCCAGCCTGAATATTAAGTTGTATAAAGCTGTGAAGAAAAACCAGAGGAGTGTATAA